The stretch of DNA taagtggatttttgaaggtacaagttaaagagaattttactttccCGACCAGACAACAAGACTGATTAAAtgtcaacaattaaaaaaataaccagATGTATTTTTGATAGCCTAGgccacttattagaaagttcatattcttattctgctgttaaaagtaatccagagcacGTAATTTTAAAATTCGCTAGCGATATAGTAACAGCAGTGCCCTGTTTGATTGAAAGGCGGCGTATGTGTGTGCACGCTAATGTGCACCTGAACGGGTCAGCTACATTTCATAATTATGCCAAAATGTCTtcgtgaggtattcatgtaaacacagagagcgATGTCTAAAGTAAAAGTAAACAGTGGAGAAAAAGGTGGATTTGTATTAATATGTTGTAATTgcaagtataaatgtaagctaatagacctgctgttGTCTAGTATGTCaatataataatcatatacaaccataacaagaaaacattcactgtagggctgggacaacgctatacgtcgacgcaaaatatttgcgtcgattcgtcagacccaaaacaaagatggcggcgccggacagtagtagcaacacgagtggctcctcagactatcagaagtgcaaggcggcacgcactcgttcctctaaagtatgggaattctttaatttaaaaggaaacaattcagtgttatgtcgtctttgcaaaatggagattgccttccattctagcaccacggcaatgcaccagcacctgaagaggcgccacccgggagcagctgcagatgacagagcaatgtaagtttttttttcaacttcccactttgcactcgatgttggagtaggctataataagacatcaagttgttgttattttaatctgaaagaagaattacaagatgcacttttttttcagtaagctaggcctatgtgttttcaaggcttcaaggttttattgaatgctacctctgactaagaatgcattactttgcacttgtatagtcttttattttggaattttaagagcaataaacatacattgcaatgttaaggaattcatgtttttttcattcagatatgtaaatcaacatgtataaattgctattagtcaattaatggggaaataatcGCTAATCgaaatcggactggaaaaaaatgtaatcgttagattaatcgatgcatcaaaaaaaataatctctagattaatcgtttatcccagccctaattcaCTGCTCTCGACTGAGTAACTTtattagctttaaaaagtataatgtattataatcatacagtgaagaccagtagtagatttatgttgcatttaattCTGAATATTTACTTGAATGATTGATCGCCTATTGCtattaaaaactttaaaagctgttaaaaaaaattcttattttgtatttttattctattatttttaatctatttctattcattgctgttttttattgttattttattgcagactgtttactagtcttgaataattacttaagaacttgaaacaatcttccataattaacatattagttagtgttattatttgatgTGGTTTTAAAGCTTgtattgagaatcatcaaatttcactacagactactgaaattttggtatcgtgataatttatagcctttattgtacatgataGATCTTGATGtaataacatgataaaaaaaaagcatatccCATTGAGGTGTGAGCCCCCCTGCTGTTaatgatggtgatggaggctttcctttatttgactagcATATGTGAAAAattaattatcatatgacaatagcctcctcccctacccagtgcagttcacatttcaagttcaaggaaatccactgttaaaaTGCATGATAtttccaaagtcaatgagtaatcatgttaaataatcctgatctcaatattgaccaaaattatcataaatatgatttttgccataatcagACAGCCCTAGAACAGACACGCGTGCAACACACCCAGAAGAGCAGCGATGTTTACAAGTAGGTAGGATAAACGCTGTACAGcagcttggttggttttgatcCGTATTGGTTTCTTTCCTCACAGTGGTGCTTTTGTGGGCTTattctggatgtctcaactgagagaaGAACGTGAAATTATGTCCATAACATGCCAAcgtgaatacgtcacacgagagaatGTGTGAACTCCACCTCTCATGAAGCTTACCGGAAGTgatgatttatatttaaaaattacttgagtattaatctttttcatatcaaaagtgattgtatcactttagaagacattaattaactgctggttaactgctggagtcataaCGATGATGccaactgtctgtgatttttgaagcctcaaatgtctgatcaccatccactttcattttaaggatctactgagctgagatacagtaattttacatttttctccaattgtgttctgctgaagaaagtaagttacacacctgggatatcaagaaggtgagtaaatttCCATTTTAGGGTGAACAAAAAGAGCAGCaaggacattctgctaaatgtcttttgcatttcacagaagaaagtcattcaggcagtgtaaatgacagaattttcatttttggatgttacaaaaaaattgaaatttaTTGAGGGGGAAAAGGGTAATTTCTCTGTACCTTCAAGTGCAACAGACATTCAGAAAATACAATTTCGcaattttactgtagtaaaatattTGGAAAGGATGAGTGAAACATGTAAAGCAgcaaaatattcaaatgaaaGCAACACAAAAAAACTGAATGAAGTTCAACTTAATGGCATCTTTTTATGCAAAACTTGAGGATGTTAGAGATAGAAATAATAAACTGAATACTGGAAGAAGGGTGAGGAcactttttgctttttttcatGGAAACTCTAAGAAATGGGCTTTTGAGCCCGCAAACTGCAATTATTGAATGACAATAGGTCACAAACTCGGAATAgtgaaccaaaaatgaaaattccctgtTTGTgcactcaccctcgtgccatccaagatgtgtaggaccttctttcttcttctgaacatttttagcatttttagaacaatatctcagctctgtaggtatgttaaatgcaagtgaatgggtaccaaacagacaatatttaagtccttttttactttcatattcttcttttgttttgggcgattcacattcttgatgcatatcgccacctactacgcagggaggagattttacagtaaaaatgacttatatattgatctgttactcacccacacctatcatatcacttctaaagacatggatttaactactggagtcatctggattacttttatgctgccttatctTGCTTTTAATGTTGGTACCCATCCACATGCATTAtgaggaactacagagctgaattatactactaaaaatcttcatttgtgttcagcagaagaaaggaagtcataaacatctgggatggcaagagggtgattaaattatgagagaatttaaatttttggttgaacaataccTTTAAAAGGTACAAACTATATAAGTGAATTTTACACACTTCTGAATCATAAAAAGCATATTTGTAAGAAAAGGAAAAACAATACATATAAAAACTAAACATGGGTGTTCCTTGGCACAGGAAGGATAGGCATGAATCAAAGATAGTTTTTAACATTGTTTCCTGTTAACTAAGAGCTATAGCTCCATGTACTCATCAGGACTTGCCCTTTGAAGGACATAATGGCATCATATTTACTTTTGCCAttaaaaaatgataaaagaaaaatACCATCAGCTTACTCCAAAACCCCCTTTATATTAGATATTTAAGTAGACACTGACAACATCTAAGTGCATCAGATATGGATAAGACGTGAGAAGTGCTAACCTCAGGGTTCAGGTTGCTGACCAACATGACACAGTGGCTGCCGGGGAGGGCAGGGAACCCCAGTCTGCTGGCAGCTGCAGCAGCCGCCGCTGCTCCGGGGATAGTCaatgaagccagggctccaggaATCCCAGACAGGGTCAACCCTAAAAGAGACATCATCAACATAATATTTCAAACATATATGCAATAAACAAGATGTTGTTTACAGATGAGCAGTATAATATAACACTGTACCAGCAGCCTGCTGGATAGCAAAGGCTGGTGGAAAGGCATGAGCTCCCGCAAATGGTGCAGCAGAGATGAGTCCGGAGAAGCTGCCAATTATAAGGAGAAGAAAATTAATGAATGCACTTCCTGAGGTGTAGTTACAGTTAAAGGAGGTAGAATGTGAATATAGTTACTAAAGGCAGCCATGGCGTGATGCTCAATAGCAGGTTGGCTGTCCCCAGTGGGCAGGTCTGGCCGTGTGTAATCACGACTTTTGTCATTATTGTACTTCACATTTAGGCTGGTTAGTTTGGAGAAACTGATACGCAGAGTGCAGCAGCCATTGTAGATGTTCTGTCCATCCAGGGCCTGAGAAAACAAAGAGATCCATGTAAAGCTGACAGTGTGACTCAAAGGGAACAAAAAAGGAAGGAATGAGTCTACTTTGAATAAGCCAGcataaaaatactataaaaagATGGCGCCTCTCACCAACTTGGCATGTTGCGCAGTGAGCCCATCCGCAAACTGCAGGAGAGTTTGAAACTGATTGTTTTTTGTGAAGGTGATCACCTTTAACACTGTGCCAAACTTTGAGAATATCTGTAGAGGAACCATTCCACATATTACAGTATGAAGCAAATGTAATCTTTGATGCAATGCCAACAGCTCAATATATCAGAGTAGTAGTACTGGAGGAAGTTTATACCTGGTGAAGAACATCTAGGGTCACTGGGTAGAAGAGGTTTTCAACAATGACCCTCAGGACAGGGCTGGGACCGGTCATACCGGATGGGTCAACACCAGCTATGGACATGCTACCTGTCTGAACAGCATTCACTGCCTGCAGTGCTGCCTGTGCCCTCTGTAGTCACAGAAAAAGACAAGAGGTTATAAGAAGGATGTCATTTTACTGCTTGCTTCGAGAAGGAAAATTTGTAAATGATTGATTACATTCCTGTGTATCCATACAAGCCTATTTTGATGTTTGACCAAGTGATTGGTGATTTGTCAACGGAACATTCTAAACAAAACATGACGTAAATGCCATTAGCTACATTTCTGTGTTTACTCAAACATAATGACACAgatcaaaacaaatgaaacaatccTCCAAATGAGCACTGATGGGCTGCAGCTGTGGAATTCACTGCTAAAAGACATTTAGCAGCATATAAACTATGTTTAGAGAGTTGAAGGAAAATGTGCAGTGTGGAAAATGCAGCCacaaacaattttaaaataataataagatgcACAGCAATAAGCAAACCAGACATTCCATCCCTTCAATCAAAAAGAGCGCAGCTGCTCCAAATAACTCATCATCATGAAATTCTGCTgtctttatttacataaaaaacatttacaaattattCACTCTGTCAGAAATGTGGAATGAAAACATCACACAGCCTCTGTACTCAGACTCTGATATGTGCTGGAGTGGCTTTTTATAAAGCACATACCACTTGGTTTGGGGAGTTGTCTGTTTTCAGCTCTTTGTGGTTGGAGTACTGCATGTATATGGGATGATTTCTGATGACTGGCGTTACTGAGGAGTAGTAAGTAACCATCGTTTGTGCTACCTCTTCAGTGTTCATTTCCAagaaagcctgggaaaaaaaaatgcagatcATGCAATTTGccttaaattaacaaaataatgtTTGCTCCAATAGGTCTGTTCCAAACCCTAGTAAGTTCCCTTGATGTTTactctctacataggcagctaccttaTAAGGCACCATCATAACAGATTGAATGATTGAATTGAAACAAGCTCCGTGGCAAACAAATTGTCACACTAATAGTGTTCCTCACATGAAGAGAGAGACTCGAATACCTATCACAGATGATTGCAACAATTTGATATAAATTGATACTCTAACAAGCACAAAAAAATGCATTACGTACAGAAATTATTACATTTGCTTCCTATTGCTTGAAATAGCCTTTTCATCATGTGCACACTTATGATGTTGCCTATGTAGTAGTAATGGATAATTTCAGCCAGCGGACATTTTTGGCCGAAAACGAAAAAAGtcagaacatttttgttttccagtACTCCGATAATTTGTATTATTGTCTGTCATAGGTTACTTTCAAGCTGCAATATGGCATTAAAAAAGCATAAAAGCACAATTGAAGTAGTGCATATGACACTTTATATTCACTTCATTCGCATTATATTAAAAATCTCTGGAAGCCATACAATAGTTGAGAATCGCAGAGGAtgcgtttaataagtaaatatatagtgtgtgtgcacGCTTCATTGAATGAGTGCTGCTCTTCAACTGATGCTGTAAAAATTACTGAGTGGATTTTTAATGATAAAGGTTCTTAATATGCTACAcatttttatgtactttttcTCAGTCTACTCTAATTTATAATGAAATGTGTAGTTACAGAAATAGTGGTTTCAATGCATccttaataataacaaaatgaagAACTTCAGTTATTCCAAACAAAGtctaatttaaaattataatattcgGTTGATAACCCAGTGTGTCCAGCATTTTCGAATTTGGCctagaattttaatttcggtccATCACTTCTCTGTAGGCAGCTCACTTTGTATTAGAACAGAGAAAAATTTCAAGTTTAAGAAAAGCATTAAAGATTTCATAAATGCAAAATTCTAGAGTGTTTTACAGAGGGAGATTATCTCTGATTATTTACAAGCTAATGTTGAGTTTTATGAGAGAAGAGGGAAAAGTACCTGATTCTTTCCCTTCAGCATGAGCAGATTGGTGACTTTGCCAAATGGAAGGCCCAGGGAGATGACCTCAGCTTCGTTGATGTCATTGGGAAGCTTACGGACATGTATAACTCTGGATGGAATGCTGGGACTTCTAATGTCCCCTTTGAACTTCTTGCTGTCATTGCCGTTAGCTGTGAAGAAAGCAGATGATCAGGCCACTTTGCTGGGacaaaactaaaaacatctaTTGAGGTTTAAAGAGTATATACCCGCTGAGCTCATGATATACGGCCCGCTGGAAACACAGGAGAACAGCTCGTCAGATCCtctctgcaaaaaaataaataaaaaaaagctctAGATCATAATGTGTCCagtaacatttaattttttactacGTTTAGACTGTTGGTTCTTAGACTTGCATAGTTATTTGTAACTGGTTGGCGGACAGATAGAGAACATAAAGCCTTTACTTTTGgatatgaacacaaacaaaaactgtCCTACATTTAGCCTGAATGCCAACCACAAGAGGCAAAAGGAAAGTTAGTATTATGACCAAATAAGGACAAGTTTATATTAGCAAAAACTAAAATACAGGAAATGGACAATGTGACAACTTCCAGCCTTCTTGTGCAAACAGCACAGCCTTAAGAGAGGGTGGGGTCAGAGTTCAGCAACTACAGACACACACCCCCTCCCCCCTTACCAGAATCTGATGAATGAACAAGAGATCTCAGTAGACTGGATAGAGGGGTGGAGTAACATTTCCAGGACGTTGATTGAGAGGAATGAGTGGCCAGACTGAATCTGGCCTTTCCTCTAAGGGAGCATGTCCATGTGAAAGCCCCTAATGCATCTACAACTAAACTACTATAAACCTACGCATAAATGTGCATAAATAGCCTACTTTTACATAcatctttatatactgtatttttctctttaactggtaacactttacaaatagGGCTGTTCTCGTTTATGTTAGTTAGCATGAACCAACAGTAAACTATACTTCTACAGCATTCAATTAATCTTGGTTAACTGGTTATAAATGATGTAGCATATTTGCTTAATATCACAGAGCGTCttaagtagggctgggcgatacatcGAATACCTACGATATAattgcaatgattttgctgacaatataaaatatcgcaatgattttaatAAGCCTTTTATTTGGCCATAAGGTTTCATAGAGTGCATCAGTAGCTGTAAGAGCtgtataattaatacaaatatcaaAATGGAGATATTATTATATGCGATTATTTAAcaacagataaacatggtctgtctGCGCATGCGGGGGTGGCGGGGCTCATGGGCTAGTGTTTTTAGCACAGTTCACCTGCATTGTGAAGTACTGCCAGTTCAAGCATTCATGCAATTCCAAACAATAGTAACCAATATAAAGttgttagggatgcaccgaaattaaaattctgggccgaaaccgaaaatccaggatgcacttggccgaaaaccgaaacgtacttttttttttacctatttaagaagagaaaaaagattttttttgtgtatgattGTATTAATatgatactttttcattaatttcatgaatttaatgaatctgaattgaaaaactacaaaccaataaaataaatcacacttttattgaaagtaacacaccaatattggacaaaaaatatattaaaacattattaaatattattcttcattcagttctgtaaaaatctaattttacagattttattaacaattatccaaataatgtaaagttttagaaaactattatatgcaaaacaacagtcaagtaatgaacttagctagcatctttgaaaaagtttaaatatgcaacagtaattttaattgaaacaaaaaggcagaacacagaatggcagagggcctctattccactgatctatatataactataatatataattatatatatagatcagtgctctattctgtttatgtaaacgtatgtacactttaagtgaacattgttgtgcaaaacaacagtgcaaaacagcagtaattgaactaaatccaacctcaactgtaaacgacaaatgtatcctcaagtgaagaacaagtgtaatgtaattgctatacacatcaaattggaccgctttctatttaactacaagtgaccggtttctcttcaagaacaaaagttgctaaactttctgacagtctctcctgtcagaaagctcatcaagaacatgagatgctgcactgaacagtctctcactatctgtgctggtgcttgggcagataaatacctgttcGCAATccacgcaagcaaaggaaagcggtctttgtttatgcgcccgtagtcaaggggattgtcgcctctggcgtagttcagctagatacgtctcaagttgtggtgtagctgcgctagttgtggcactgctgtggatcggggctctttcctgtagaatctcttgctgtactctgtatatatatatatcttgaaagttctgctgaacaaacactgcagatcgcaaatgtgatgtccttatcagaaactttgaagaatttccacaccgctgacatgatcggcctttgtttggtagcgctgtgataagggctagatcgatccagagtgaaatcagagcactgaggggcggggcgaggaggtatatattttcggccttttctctctttcggccgaaaaccgaaagtgccattttcggccgaaaattttcggcggccgaaatttcggtgcatccctaaaagtTATTATACAAGTCAACAAATGTGGAACAGTAAAGGAGAGTTTGACAGCGGTTCACATGATTCGAAACTCAAACTGACAAACAAACATTGCACTTTCAGTTTCATTATAAAGCTCCTGGTGAAGGTGAAATAAACACGACTGCACTTGCAGTGTCTAAATAAAAACCCCAGTTTGAAGTgaataggacagaaatatataaatTTATCTTTACATAATcttatcctgaaaataataataattatattataataataaactttactgTGTTCCACAGTAATCATTTAGTACTATGCAATATTTATCTGGTTTCCAAAAAATAAGTGAAGTcgtttttgcacaccttgttcattcacaaagaaaaatgttttagtaaaaatgtatGAAGGTTAATAAGATTTTTATTAAGCTTCTATATATGATTGTAAgttaaatcaatgaaaattattttattctccCTTGTGTTAACTTGGTGAAAAACTGTGGGAACTATGCCttcatcatttttaaatatatttttatttaatgcctgtaaaataaattatacatggCTACAATGGCTTTTTATATATGATATGATGGTTCCTCTTgataccaaaaataaacaaacacctttatgccatttcagagcaaatacctAATTATCGAGAAATATTGAATTTCGtcaatttgctgaaaaatattgagatataatttctgaggcCATATCACCCAGTCCCAttcaaaatgacacatttgtCAAATTACATGTGATTACAATATAAACACAGTACTCTTTAAATGACCAATCCTTTTTCAAGTAAAGACAATCCAAGCAGCACAATATGGTTAACATAATAACAGAGAAAAGATGTTGGATGCATTAAGACAAACTATGTTCTGGTggtccaatcttgccatgtgttGAACTTGAGTGAAATCAGCATATTCAGCAGGACCACCTGGAGCCCACGTAACCACATGCAGGCCTATCCACCATTTATTAAAATTCCACGGCAAAACAACTCAATGAGAACCACATGTAAAACAGAGGGGGGTGGCTAAACAACAAGCATCTGGCAAGACATTTTAACACACTAAACTAAGCTATTCTCTGAAGAAACAAACGTTTTAAGCATTACTCCAAAACAAGCAGGACTCCAGACTGCGTCTAAAATGGTTggaaatgtgaccaaaaataattgattgcgacaataatgTAAAATCGAATCACCATCTAATCTAATGACATTAATTGATGCTCAAGATGACAACACACTACTATTTacatactttatgtaaatattagggctgtcgatataacacgttaattcagtgcgattaatttgacaagaaTTTAcacgttaaaataattaacgcaattaatcgcatgcccacggaccataaggaagattcctgagaaatgcaagcttgtagtaccacccgtttactccagagggcagtaagtgaaatttcagctgtatgagcaacacacagtttatacagtgaagaaaacaacattcagcagacacacaacaaagacatgcgttacgttcttgcattcaaacacttgaaggagcacaaatgcaaactaagggatctcaaaatgtgtttaaagattgagtattaaactatatttaacttgacacggtgacctaaacattatatgtttatgcacacccgagacgctacacaagcataactgatgcaggtgtaaattgagagctcttaaacaagccctcataataaatctctgattgacaaattcacttgtgaaatggattgctgtgaactgtatgtcaatgattgacttatgatcaataatatggtagtaaacaatacattgtattctaaagccgctttttgtatcgtcttatcaatgattaactcttccgccacaagaatgtaatccattttaattatctgaatattttttattatatatatatatatagatagatatttaaaaaatgtaaagttaactatgtataattatatactgatattaatatgtataatctttaaatattgaattattgttataggaggggctttctcagcaaatatttgtatatgcgattaattaatcgggacaacacgtaattaattagatttaaaaatgttatcgattgacagccctagtaaatatctgtaatgtaacaaaagggaatgtaaacttattttctcaactatatatattgtttattaaacctccgattaatgggttatcagctgtttTCCAGCTTTCTATCTAAAACTCACAATTCTGTGATTTAATGACTAAAACCAGCCATTTGTCGGCTTGatatttcagtttaggagcctatgtcattttttttttgtctggagccCTGTAAAGTTTATGGATGGACTGgctctattcacttccattgtaagtgccttactgaaaCCACTCATTATTTtatgtggaaatcaacattattcaACTGTAGATTGAGCAAAACTTGTAGTGAACCCGAAATATTTCACTGACATTTATCCTGGTTCAAGGACTTCTATTATCTGTGCATAATGGTAAACATGATTTTTGCTCGTTTTAAAAACTgagtgacaataaaaaaaaattctggaggtaatcaacagcatgtcacagagcttgaatttaattaaacccggaacattcctttaaagctgTCAGACAGCACTTTCACTGTGTATTTAACAAAGTTAATTAAGTGTAAGAAACACAGACTTTCAAAGCGTTTAAGTTTTATTTGGTGTTCCAAGATGGAATACTGGGTTAAACAGATTAGTAAAGGTGTGAAGAGCAGAAGAAGGGGCGAAGACCACAACAATTCACAATAAATAAACTGGTTCGTTACCACAGCAGCTCTGATTGTAATGTGCTCACCATGGAGACATTGTGTCTGTGCTGCAGGTAACTGAAACCCAACCCAGAACTGAATACACAGGACCCATTATCATTATACGCCCAGGTGTGCTTTTCACCCACAATTCCTCTTCAGGCAAGTGCCTAGACCTCATGTAAGAATAGGAGCCACTGAATGGTAATGGTCCATGTACAGGCTATGTATACAAATTACTACCTGGTTGTGCACCATAACAATACAAAATATGTTATTAGTTAATTGCAACATGCTGGACGTATAGTGTATTGTCAGCTTGCCTTAATCAGCATGTGTGGCACACTAAGCTTACAACACAAATTTTCACAAGATACTGAAAGCGAAAAAGACTGATAGCATCAAGCAAACCCCATGTGACCCATTTGCACCTCCCCCAGCCATCTTCTCTCTGATCAGCACTGCAGAACAAACACAAGAGCTACATGTGTGTGCTGAGTGATGAGgcaaaaatatttgcatttgatGAATAGACATCATTCATTTGAAAATATCAACAGCCAAAACCAATCTCTGAGGAATTCTCTGAAATGGGTTCACTCATTAAACAGAGGTAGAAATCCCACTAAATGAACAGAATGCTTGACAAGCAAAGCGCTTTAATGATGATCTAAAACACCAGAAAAAACAATGACTAAGTTTAAGACAACatcaaatcaaaattgaccctatatattttttaaatagatgcCCTTTGTCTTCAGTGTACATCTCTCCTCCATTCAGTTTCAAAGAccgtaacaaacaaacaaacacacacacattagtgaTGTGCACGGATGGTCGACATTCGGTTAACCATTCAACGCGCCACTATTTGAATACAaaaatcactattcggttatACAAACTGATGGTTTTCTGGGCGCATATGGTCAGTTTTTCCAAGTTTAGGGCAAGTTAGAAGTTGTTCAAACGTTGTTTGTCTATATACTGTTAAACGCACACTTGACTGACAGCTTTGACTGTTGCGCTGAATCTCAGTTTTTTCTTTGAGCATCTCACGCAGGATCATTTTTAGATACCaataaagttaaaaagaacttccattttaataaatgcatttcgaAACACCTGCATTGTGTTTCATTCATTGTGCTGCGTTctgaagttcaggttgcaaagaggactttGTGACTtacacca from Xyrauchen texanus isolate HMW12.3.18 chromosome 39, RBS_HiC_50CHRs, whole genome shotgun sequence encodes:
- the LOC127632479 gene encoding polypyrimidine tract-binding protein 1-like, which gives rise to MDGRLETELYPMGSSYPDLDIVHDIAVGTKRGSDELFSCVSSGPYIMSSAANGNDSKKFKGDIRSPSIPSRVIHVRKLPNDINEAEVISLGLPFGKVTNLLMLKGKNQAFLEMNTEEVAQTMVTYYSSVTPVIRNHPIYMQYSNHKELKTDNSPNQVRAQAALQAVNAVQTGSMSIAGVDPSGMTGPSPVLRVIVENLFYPVTLDVLHQIFSKFGTVLKVITFTKNNQFQTLLQFADGLTAQHAKLALDGQNIYNGCCTLRISFSKLTSLNVKYNNDKSRDYTRPDLPTGDSQPAIEHHAMAAFRSAFINFLLLIIGSFSGLISAAPFAGAHAFPPAFAIQQAAGLTLSGIPGALASLTIPGAAAAAAAASRLGFPALPGSHCVMLVSNLNPERVTPHCLFILFGVYGDVMRVKIMFNKKDNALIQMSDGTQAQLAMSHLNGHKLYGRPLRITLSKHTTVQMPREGHEDQGLTKDYSNSPLYRFKKPGSKNYSNIFPPSSTLHLSNIPPSVVEDELKMLFATNGALVKNFKFFQKDRKMALIQMDSVEEAIECLIQFHNHDLGENHHLRVSFSKSTI